The window GGATCTGACTGGAGTGCAGAACAGCTTCACTGACATGTCGCCCATGCCTATCTTTAACAATGTTTATAAAGGAGTGTATGCTGTGGCCCATGCACTGCATAGTATGCTCAGCTGTAATAAAACATGTAACAACAAAGTGCAGTTAGATCCATATACGGTGAGATCATATATAAATTCATGGTGTATTGTCTCCAAGCCTACAGGATGTGTGTCAGATAATGATCTACACGGATTAATGTCTTTCTAGATATTACAGCACTTACAAAAgattcatttcaaaacaaaggcCTTCAAAATTGTGTCAGATAATGATCTACATTGATACATGTCCTTTTAGATCTTACAACACATAAAGAGcattcatttcaaaacaaaggaaggagaggaggtttACTTTAATGAGAATGGAGACCCCGCAGCAAAGTATGAAATTATAAACTGGCAGCCAACAGAAAATGGCATTGTGGACTTTGTCACCGTTGGTTTTTATGATGCATCTTTACCTGTAGACAAACAGCTGAATCTGCAAAATAAGTCTTTAATTTGGGCAAACAACTCACAACAGGTAAgctattataataattatacagTCTCTGTCAATTATTAAAAATTGCGTATTGCACTAGTTGTTGTATCATGATTTTTAAGATGCGATAGAACCTAACAAGAACAACACCTTGTCAAAGTGAATCCCACATATTTTCTCATAGTCAATTTATTTTTGCAGGTGCCTGTGTCAGTTTGCAGTGAGAAGTGTCGTCCAGGAACTCGCAAGGTTCTCCAGAAAGGAAAGCCTGTCTGCTGCTATGACTGCTTAACATGTGCAGAGGGAGAAATAAGCAACATTACAGGTGTAGCATTATTATGCTGTAGTAAAAtgggaattaaaaaaaacgtGTGTGCTAatccatgcatggaaaaaagCAATatagagacaaaaacatcaaatgCACTGAGCAAATCTAATAGGTgcttttacattatttttcagATTCTATCACCTGTGTGCGATGCCACCCTGAGTTCTGGTCAAATGAGAGAAGAGATGCCTGTGTAAAGAAGGAGGTCGAGTTTCTATCATATAAAGAGATTATGGGAGCACTGCTCACTGCAGCGTCCTTGCTGGGAACATGCATCACTGCTGTTGTGGCATTCATTTTCTTCAGATACAGGAAAACTCCTATTGTTAGGGCCAACAACTCTGAGCTGAGCTTCCTGCTGCTCTTCTCCTTgactctgtgtttcctgtgttctcTGACCTTCATGGGCCGGCCCTCTGAGTGGTCCTGCATGCTGCGACACACAGCATTTGGCATCACCTTTGTCCTCTGTATCTCATGTGTTCTGGGGAAAACTATAGTGGTGTTAATGGCCTTCAGGGCAACTCTTCCAGATAGTAATGTGATGAAATGGTTTGGGCCTGCACAGCAGAGGCTCAGTGTTCTGGCTTTCAGTCTAGCACAAGTTATCATATGTATTCTCTGGTTAACAATTTCACCTCCTTTTCCATTCAAGAATTTTAAGGAATACAAGGACAGAATCATCTTAGAGTGCACTCTGGGTTCAGCTGTAGGCTTTTGGGCTGTTCTTGGGTACATCGGACTTCTTGCCATGTTATGTTTTATTCTTGCTTTTCTGGCTCGGAAACTCCCTGATAATTTCAATGAAGCCAAATTTATCACTTTTAGCATGCTGATATTCTGTGCAGTATGGATCGCCTTTATTCCAGCATATGTCAGCTCCCCCGGGATgttcagtgttgctgtggagatATTTGCTATTCTGGCCTCCAGTTTTGGACTgctcatttgtatttttattccaaaatgttatgttattttactgaaaccagAGAAGAATACAAAAAAGAACATGATAGGGAAGGGGGCACCAAAATCCCTCTGAAAACTTAAAATAATATGGTGGCAAAGGCATTCAAGTGCCATTATAATGTGTACATGATCGGTTCACCAAATTGTCAAGtagactgtttttatttactgaaGACTTCCACTGAACTACTGTaatatttttacactgtaaatAATTTCATTAGTGACATAgcaaatttatatatatatatatatatatatatatatgggtcCATATATTTTCAGTGATTTCTCTGCATTTTGTATTGCATTTGAGAATTTAACATAAAGataaatcattgcattctaCCGCTCAGTGACCAAGCCTGTTTCTGTTGCCTTGTTTCTATGCAACAGCCCACAACTTTTCTATTTCGAAAATTTTTCTGTTAATCTGCGGCGGGGTCACAGTTTCAGCAgtctatgtcttttttttcttttaaatgctgcttcaaaatgtataaatactggtgcaaactttttatttatattaatgtaCATGGAATGCCACCCAGTGGTTTAACTCCATtaaggtgctttcagacctagagttcagTTGCTACTGTCTGAATCAGGGACCaatttgttacaaagttgcataattgcatAGATTTGGTTCAGGTTATCACgtcagcatttacaagcaggcCAGATCAGATTTCTTGGTCAAAACAGCTGCTCTTGATTCGTCacaatttccatgcgggaaaaatccatgaagtaaataaaacatcgaagaagagtacacttacAAGATAAGTacaacactttctaatgtcacaatggagggacaactacacaggttgattttaacGCTGGTCATCGTGTTCTATATTGCTTGCGCTGTTCACTTaag is drawn from Epinephelus fuscoguttatus linkage group LG5, E.fuscoguttatus.final_Chr_v1 and contains these coding sequences:
- the LOC125888231 gene encoding extracellular calcium-sensing receptor-like, producing the protein MLGGIFSFHRSWKTRQNNYMHKPLPLQCTSLNFRGFQYAQAMLFAIEEINNRTDLLPGVSLGYKIYDVCSFIARGVRVALALTNGNEELSASSQEPCTRPAQVQAIMGETSSSPSMAIATVIGPFHIPMISHFATCACLSDKTKYPSFLRTIPSDAYQGRALAQLVKHFGWTWVGAIRTNDDYGNNGMAIFIETAQQLGICLEYSVSFFRTDPPDKIQKIIDIIKASTSKVIVTFVALPEIGMLIHAMSQHNLTGYQWVGSECWIFDPQTAAMDKHHILDGAIGLSIPKAHVSGMREFMLDIKPLNSSGNEMFTEFWETLFSCKFKQSKSSTENQRECTGHEDLTGVQNSFTDMSPMPIFNNVYKGVYAVAHALHSMLSCNKTCNNKVQLDPYTILQHIKSIHFKTKEGEEVYFNENGDPAAKYEIINWQPTENGIVDFVTVGFYDASLPVDKQLNLQNKSLIWANNSQQVPVSVCSEKCRPGTRKVLQKGKPVCCYDCLTCAEGEISNITDSITCVRCHPEFWSNERRDACVKKEVEFLSYKEIMGALLTAASLLGTCITAVVAFIFFRYRKTPIVRANNSELSFLLLFSLTLCFLCSLTFMGRPSEWSCMLRHTAFGITFVLCISCVLGKTIVVLMAFRATLPDSNVMKWFGPAQQRLSVLAFSLAQVIICILWLTISPPFPFKNFKEYKDRIILECTLGSAVGFWAVLGYIGLLAMLCFILAFLARKLPDNFNEAKFITFSMLIFCAVWIAFIPAYVSSPGMFSVAVEIFAILASSFGLLICIFIPKCYVILLKPEKNTKKNMIGKGAPKSL